AAATCAAATGGAACAATGGCAAGACATTCTAATACTGACATTCCAACCAAAAAACGAGTGCTCCGTCGCCCTAACTCCAACGCTCCTTTTAGCTGAACAATCACAGTTGACTGTTTTTCTAAAGCTTTTAtttaaaacaaatctaaataatTTCTCTATAAAACAGAAGCAGTTAGGCACATGGACATTACATTGAAGTCTACTTCTCACCCTGACGTTTATAGTTACTTCATAAGTCAAGTCATTTGACTGTAAATGAAAATGGCTATCAGTAATAGGAATGGTAAATACATAGCACCATTTTTGTTGAAAATAAAAAACTAAATAAAGTTGAAAAACATCTAAGCCATTATTTGGATGTTACCACTTTTAGTTTTTGTAAAGCAAGCTCAGTTACACAAAATCCTTCTAGCTCTCTATTTTATACATGCACTTGGTGAAAACTGTTCAAAAACTTGTATTCATTTTTTGGCGGTTTACAGTAACAGTGTCTAATTATTTCATCATTACAAACATATTTATCAGCTAAAACAAAGCTTGTCTGAATCTGACGGAGCAACACAACAATACTATGTACACATATGTAAAAAGTGTTATAAATAGACTTTAAACCATAGATACTATATACAGCTTCAAATTCTGACAGTATTGTTTCATCATGTGTTACCTCTCAGTACGATGCAGACCTGGGTGAAGACGGCTGTGGACCCAGTCAGATAAACCAGTCCTCAAGCTTCTGACCTTATGCTCCTGGGGGGGGGATTGTTAATGCTGAGAGCAGGGTGGAGGTTAGGGGACAAGGGTCTTATTCCCGTTTTCTCAAGATGACATAGATGAGTCCGCTGATCAGGGCCAGAGGGAAGGCCACCCAGGCCATGATGTAGGCCCAGCCGAAGGCCTCTGAATCAGGCACCCACTTAGGACTCATCACCGTATAGATCACTGCTCCACTCATCACAAACAGACCTAGAGGAGAGGAAAAtatgagaaggaggagagaatatGAGAACGGAGAGGCGATGAAGGGGAGGGGGTCGAATTCTTAAGATCAAATTATTGTGTGTCACACCATCATCACAATCTGCAATGCTTCATGGAAGTTGTCCTAGAATGAACCATGTTGGGCAGCAGTAGAGGAGAGGTGGGGTGAGTAGGGTCCATGCTTCCCAAATGGATTCCCCCAGCCAATTGTTGCGTCACACTGTCATGGTTCCTATTGAACTACAAACATGCCTCTGTTAGATTCCTCACTTCCTCATCTAGAGCCCTGGCCTGCTTCCAAGTTACAAGAGAACCCAGCCCTGCCCACTGTAAACTGGCATGACACGGTCTCTGTTTTGATGTTAAGTTGTTTGTTGTTCACCCACTACGTTTCCAGTCTTGACATTTCCACTTGTGTGAGTGTCTCTGTGGCCACTGGCattaaattttttatttcaccttcatttaggctagttgagaacaagttctcatttacaactgcgacctggccaagatagagcaaagcagtgcgacaaaaacaacagagttacacatgggataaagaaacgtacagtcaataacaatagaaaaatatgtatacagtgtgtgcaaatgaagtaaggcaataaataggccaatagtggcgaagaaatttacaatttacactggagtgatatgtaCAGATGAGGATgcgcaagtagaaatactggtgtgagaaaaagagcagaaaaacaaatatggggatgaggtaggtagttggttggatgggctatttacagatgggctgtgtacagcagcgatcggtaagctgctctgatagctgatgcttaaagttagtgagggagataagtctccaacttcagtgatttttggaattcgttccagtcattggcagcagagaactggaaggaaaggcggccaaagaaggtgttggcattggggatgaccagtgaaatatacctgctggagagcgtgccacgggtgggtgttgctatgttgaccagtgagctgagataaggcagagctttacctagcaaagacttataaatgacctggagccagtgggtttggcgacgaatatgtagcgaggaccagccaacgagagcatacaggtcgcagtggtgggtactatattgggctttggtgacaaaacggatggcactgcggtagactacatccagtttgctgagtatgGTGTTGGAGGCCATTTTGTAGATGacgtcgccgaagtcaaggatcggtaggatagtcagttttacgagggtatgtttggcagcatgagtgaaggaggctttgttgcaaaataggaagccgatactagatttcattttggattggagatgcttaatgtgagtctggaaggagagtttacagtctagccaaacacctaggtatttgtagttgtccacatattctaagtcagaagcgtccagagtagtgatgctagacgggtggGCAGCGagcggttgaaaagcatgcatttcgttttactagcatttaagagcagttggaggccacggaagagtgttgtatggcgttgaagctcgtttggaggtttgttaacacagtgaccAAAGAAGGGCATGGTCTACAGTGCCAACCTGGGAGGTTAGAAAGAGCTGCCAATGGTGAACACAATAGACCAGAAGAGGAGGCAGAATACAATAGACCCTATTCAACTGACACAGACAATATCAGACAGACAACGCAGAAGCTGTTAATTGCAACACTTTCTGTGAAAGTCCACTCAGGTGCGGCGGGTGAATAGTCTGGATGTTTAGTGAACTGCTGGTGTACTGCTTGAATACAAAAAAAAGCTTTATGACCCTTTATACAGCGTAAACTTCTGAATAGGTCTGTTTCAGGTGAGTTTTCCTGAATGGGAACTTACTGGCGAGGATCTGAAAGACTCCAGTGAGGAAGAAGCGGCCTCCCTTTTGAAGAGTGAAGAGCTGACAGaagaacaggaagagagagatgaagcTGAAGATGATGGACAGGATCATCAGGGCCTGCACTGCCTGGATCCACACTGCAGGGAAGAGGGGGGGAGATTGTCAGTCAattatacttaagcaataaggcccgagggggagGTGTGCATGTCCAACAcatcacggctaagggctgttcttatgcataaTGCAACACAGAGCTAGAGGACCACACAGGATACATGGACTATACATGGCTatgcagtatatacagttgaaggcaGAAGTttatacacttatgttggagtcattaaaactcgtttttcaaccataccacacatttcttgttaacaaacaatagttttggcaaaACGGTTACGATTGGATCAGAATtgctgttataatcattggccagtacagagaaatttttttttttgtcaatgacGTTTGGATTCTAAAGGGATgcgattggtgtgaagccaaatccacagtggcttcccttgacactggtgcgccaggaccattcacagctgagctcaaTGCCGATTTGGCTtctcttgcattcaatgctatgggcGGCAACAACGTCACTCTTGTTGagcagacagcatcagatagatgggctacacagaCAGATAGGAGGGCGCTGTTTCGTTCacttggatgctttctccggtgagatacattgtCTCTTGCGATTTGAAGGATATTTATAAAAGAGACGAAAGATAAAtaattttgtatgtttttttctggaagccaggcttcccttggcatccatgaatacatgccactgaCAGATATATCCCCCCACCACTCTGTTAGCGCTACAACCACAGCACTATCTACGTCTGGAATGCCTGGACTTCCACGCAGCTCTATTTCTTGTCAGAGGGTCATGCATGCAGCCTGCATCCACTCTCAGGTTTCCAAAGGCATCTCTCAATCTAGCTCTCCCAAGCCatttctcacatctctctccctttcacttcATGTTTAGCTGTGTCTGCTGCTGTCACTACCCATGCCACAACATGTTGTTTTCTGCTGGAGCTCTATCAAAGTATTTACCTCTACAGAGCCAAACAGAAATGTATTATTGGACTACGTGGAAATCTATTCTACATCAAGTGACACATGGAAGTAGCAAAATTAGAtttcaaacatttaaaaaaatacaccttatggaacagcagggactgtgaagcaacacaaatgAAGGCACAGACACATATACATGTTCACATGGATTTTGTGATGTAGATATGcagtagtagagtaggggcctgagggcacacacttaatgagttgtgaaatctgttgagaatgtattataaaaaaacattacataactgccttcattttttGGGACCCGAGGAA
This genomic stretch from Salvelinus namaycush isolate Seneca chromosome 4, SaNama_1.0, whole genome shotgun sequence harbors:
- the LOC120045740 gene encoding peripheral myelin protein 22-like, with product MLLLLLGIVILHIASLVLLFVSTIVNAWTTGSTSSSDLWNNCSTTNGGYHCEPANTGVWIQAVQALMILSIIFSFISLFLFFCQLFTLQKGGRFFLTGVFQILASLFVMSGAVIYTVMSPKWVPDSEAFGWAYIMAWVAFPLALISGLIYVILRKRE